In Aureibaculum algae, the following are encoded in one genomic region:
- a CDS encoding GNAT family N-acetyltransferase, with product METIIQLNKENIEKGHICCAISDKKCKESYELKKQWLANEFEHGYKFYRLDARAKVFIEYCDAEKAWVPIDAPNHLFIGCMWVAGKYKGNGYAKALLKKAEDEAKEQGKDGLVTIVGTKKFHFMNDTKWLSRQGFEDVERLPYGFSLLVKSFNKNAKQPTFKKSVATGECENKDGLTVYFTNRCPFSEYHVTNSLVEVVKKRNINLEVVKFETKEEAQKSPTPATIFSLFYNGKFITTDISVCMDSRFDKIIEKEMKK from the coding sequence ATGGAAACAATTATACAACTAAATAAAGAGAATATAGAGAAGGGGCATATATGCTGTGCTATTTCTGACAAAAAATGCAAAGAAAGCTACGAACTAAAAAAACAATGGCTTGCCAATGAGTTTGAGCACGGATACAAATTCTACCGATTAGATGCAAGAGCGAAAGTATTTATTGAATACTGCGATGCTGAAAAAGCGTGGGTGCCAATTGATGCTCCAAATCATTTGTTTATTGGCTGTATGTGGGTAGCAGGAAAATATAAAGGTAATGGATATGCAAAAGCTTTACTGAAAAAAGCAGAAGACGAAGCCAAAGAACAAGGCAAAGATGGGCTTGTGACAATTGTCGGAACAAAAAAATTCCATTTTATGAATGATACTAAATGGTTATCAAGACAAGGTTTTGAAGATGTTGAAAGATTACCTTATGGTTTTAGCTTATTGGTAAAAAGTTTCAATAAAAATGCAAAACAACCAACGTTTAAGAAATCTGTTGCAACTGGAGAATGTGAAAACAAAGATGGCTTGACTGTTTATTTTACAAATCGTTGTCCTTTTTCAGAATATCACGTTACCAATTCATTGGTTGAAGTTGTTAAGAAACGAAATATAAATCTTGAAGTTGTTAAATTTGAGACAAAGGAAGAAGCTCAAAAATCGCCAACACCTGCAACGATATTCAGCTTATTTTACAACGGAAAATTTATCACAACAGATATTAGTGTGTGTATGGATAGTAGATTTGATAAAATTATTGAGAAAGAAATGAAAAAATAA
- a CDS encoding GIY-YIG nuclease family protein: MAGLTSEQIRFLKEQKVHPKYVFNADGLSKSEYRVIMKELNKGVAYNVTPCQKEGHTLRTRSGHCCQCNTATLGFQKRNDSGGIVYIAGSLTGELVKIGFSKAVEVRTESLNRTKYAGFNDWKILYALNSKNAGRIETKANSLLHEYAFSVDYEHDGHWQDSYETYHCAYSKAKEFVEKAFKSENYEVEIEKNSPTEKYEFRNLKKL; the protein is encoded by the coding sequence ATGGCAGGATTAACAAGCGAACAAATTAGATTTTTAAAAGAGCAAAAAGTACATCCGAAATATGTATTCAATGCTGATGGACTTTCTAAATCCGAATATCGAGTGATTATGAAAGAACTGAATAAAGGAGTTGCTTATAATGTTACACCTTGCCAAAAAGAGGGACACACTTTACGAACGAGAAGCGGACATTGTTGTCAATGTAATACTGCAACATTAGGATTTCAAAAAAGGAATGACTCTGGCGGAATCGTATATATTGCTGGAAGTTTAACAGGAGAGCTTGTGAAAATCGGATTTTCAAAAGCAGTCGAAGTCAGAACCGAATCACTAAATCGGACTAAATATGCTGGATTTAATGACTGGAAAATACTTTACGCTCTGAATAGTAAAAATGCTGGTCGAATAGAAACTAAAGCGAATTCATTGTTACACGAATATGCTTTTTCGGTTGACTATGAACACGACGGACATTGGCAAGATTCTTATGAAACTTACCATTGTGCATATTCTAAAGCAAAGGAATTTGTTGAAAAAGCCTTCAAATCGGAAAATTATGAAGTTGAAATTGAGAAAAATAGTCCGACTGAAAAATATGAATTTAGGAATTTAAAGAAATTATAA
- a CDS encoding IS1182 family transposase, protein MQGKKEYQEKLFTQFRMSDRIPKENFYRRLNGELDLHFLYVLTRPYYGDSGQKSIDPTVFFKLCLVGYLENIISDRQLIAHCSLRLDILYFLGYDIDEELPWHSTISRTRQLYPEKVFEEVFTRVLIMCVDKGMVSGHTQAIDSAPIKANASMDTLELKVPEEELEDHLKKLRHISSMDKQKPIRKAKENKASDAQKKISATKQELSAIKSRNKKWSKDQDQRTGANNKNSKYTSNKTHYSPTDPDAKISVKPGKARKLNYMSQLSVDTGHHVITDIKAYKADKKDSQYLQDIVPRLKKRLNKQGILWQNLVADTGYSDGENYAFLEKIGLRSFIPPHGTYKGGPEDFEYVKQEDHYLCPEGHIVPFKKVFNDYRTGSKKKEYRISSKICRDCPIRKQCLGKTAQEKKFSVTYYREEYERNNHRVSSNQGRYMKSKRQSTVEPVFGTLTQFMGLRKINTIGIEQANKVMHLSAIAYNLKKYLKFTSKVVRSDAKSLALYLTHCFWHILSRSSHFKPFKKDEIGDRKNYSHA, encoded by the coding sequence ATGCAAGGCAAAAAAGAGTATCAAGAGAAATTATTCACTCAATTCCGAATGAGTGATCGGATTCCAAAGGAGAATTTTTATCGACGATTAAATGGGGAATTAGACCTACATTTTCTATATGTACTGACACGTCCTTATTATGGAGACAGTGGTCAAAAGAGCATAGATCCTACCGTGTTTTTCAAGTTGTGTTTGGTGGGATATTTAGAGAATATTATCAGTGATCGACAGTTGATTGCCCATTGTAGTTTACGTTTGGACATATTGTATTTTTTAGGCTATGATATTGATGAAGAGTTGCCCTGGCATAGCACAATAAGTCGTACGCGTCAATTATATCCAGAAAAAGTTTTTGAAGAAGTCTTTACGCGTGTTTTAATTATGTGTGTTGACAAAGGCATGGTAAGTGGCCATACTCAAGCGATAGATTCTGCTCCAATAAAGGCAAATGCCTCGATGGATACCTTGGAGTTAAAAGTGCCTGAAGAAGAATTAGAAGACCACTTAAAAAAGCTACGCCATATCAGTAGCATGGATAAACAAAAGCCTATTCGAAAAGCCAAAGAGAATAAAGCTTCAGATGCTCAAAAAAAAATTAGTGCCACCAAGCAAGAATTGTCTGCTATTAAAAGTCGGAATAAAAAATGGTCAAAAGATCAAGATCAACGCACGGGTGCAAACAATAAAAACTCAAAATACACCTCAAACAAAACGCATTATAGTCCCACCGATCCGGATGCTAAAATTAGTGTAAAGCCAGGCAAGGCACGCAAGCTGAACTATATGAGTCAGCTAAGTGTTGACACTGGACATCATGTAATCACTGACATTAAAGCGTATAAGGCAGATAAGAAAGACAGCCAATACTTACAAGACATTGTACCTCGATTAAAAAAACGATTGAACAAACAAGGGATCTTATGGCAAAATCTAGTGGCCGATACAGGCTATAGTGATGGAGAGAATTATGCTTTTTTGGAAAAAATAGGTTTACGAAGTTTTATACCACCTCACGGGACGTATAAAGGCGGTCCTGAGGATTTTGAATATGTCAAACAAGAGGATCATTATCTCTGTCCAGAGGGTCATATCGTTCCCTTTAAAAAAGTGTTTAATGATTATAGAACAGGTAGTAAGAAAAAGGAATATAGAATCTCCTCAAAAATTTGTAGAGACTGTCCGATAAGAAAACAATGTTTAGGTAAGACAGCACAAGAAAAGAAATTTTCGGTAACTTATTACAGAGAAGAATACGAACGAAATAACCATCGCGTAAGCAGCAACCAAGGTCGTTATATGAAATCAAAACGACAGAGTACTGTTGAACCTGTCTTTGGAACGCTAACTCAATTCATGGGCTTACGTAAAATAAATACCATTGGCATTGAGCAAGCCAACAAGGTGATGCATCTCTCCGCCATTGCCTACAACCTGAAAAAGTACCTAAAATTCACAAGTAAAGTTGTCAGAAGTGATGCCAAATCACTTGCGCTGTACTTAACTCACTGTTTTTGGCATATATTGAGCAGATCAAGCCATTTTAAGCCTTTTAAAAAAGATGAAATAGGGGACAGAAAAAATTATAGCCACGCTTAA
- a CDS encoding IS110 family RNA-guided transposase translates to MKNYVDVIGIDVSKLTIDAHIHNRAVHRVFSNTTKGYKALLSWTETYLKEQVYFFCFENTGHYSTKLSVYLSENNIDYIEQSPLAIKRSVGIVRGKTDKLDAGMIARYAWLHKEELLLSTPKENHVQELGRLLSIREQLVRDRTGKMSSLKEMQSLLSSPSTDNCCRIIKKTIHYLTKQIEALELCIKKLMKSDKSLDKNFKLLNTLKGVGLILSCQIIYHTSNFKRFNSWRQFSSYCGVAPFEHSSGTSIRRRNRIHHIGDRKMKTLLTLASVSAIQCDKELKQYYKKKLEEGKPKMVALNNVRNKILSRAFAVVKRGTPYVEIQKYAA, encoded by the coding sequence ATGAAAAATTATGTAGATGTTATAGGAATTGATGTATCTAAATTAACAATCGATGCACATATCCATAACAGAGCAGTACATCGAGTGTTTTCTAACACTACTAAGGGTTACAAAGCATTATTGTCATGGACGGAAACGTATTTAAAAGAGCAAGTCTATTTTTTCTGTTTTGAGAATACAGGACATTACTCTACAAAACTGAGTGTTTACCTATCAGAAAACAATATAGATTATATTGAACAAAGTCCCTTAGCAATCAAACGATCTGTAGGTATTGTTAGAGGTAAAACAGATAAACTTGATGCGGGTATGATAGCTAGGTATGCTTGGTTACATAAAGAAGAACTACTTCTTAGTACACCAAAAGAAAATCACGTTCAAGAGTTGGGCAGATTATTATCGATTAGAGAACAGCTAGTAAGAGATCGAACAGGCAAGATGAGTAGCCTTAAAGAAATGCAATCTTTACTTAGTAGTCCTTCAACCGACAACTGTTGTAGAATTATCAAAAAGACCATTCATTATCTCACAAAACAAATTGAAGCTCTAGAACTTTGTATTAAAAAATTAATGAAAAGTGATAAATCACTCGATAAGAATTTTAAGCTTCTAAATACCTTAAAAGGAGTCGGATTAATACTTTCTTGTCAGATTATATATCACACGAGCAACTTTAAACGATTCAATAGTTGGCGACAATTTTCTAGCTATTGTGGTGTTGCACCTTTTGAACACAGTTCTGGAACCAGTATTAGAAGAAGGAATAGAATACACCATATAGGAGATAGAAAAATGAAAACACTTTTAACACTTGCCAGCGTGAGTGCTATACAGTGCGATAAAGAACTAAAACAATATTACAAGAAGAAACTCGAAGAAGGTAAACCAAAAATGGTTGCTTTAAATAATGTTAGAAATAAGATTTTATCAAGAGCATTTGCAGTAGTGAAAAGAGGAACGCCTTATGTAGAAATCCAAAAATATGCAGCTTAA
- a CDS encoding hybrid sensor histidine kinase/response regulator transcription factor: MFTIALYTQTPRLDYFDISNGLSQNYVFSLDIDKQGNIWAGTLDGLNRFDGYDFEIFYPSANTSASIMGNIVTALHTDANGDIWISTSNGGLNKFDSKRKIFQHFYDSSVINYSTEGYNNINVTGNNYVWVQSYDKIGVYNKTANTFCNYQPKSVLRGLCPYKQNGVLSYGDQGVEELMYSDANVHVLKRMISEPVFWMENIGEFYYVALKEGIIRHDSSFQVVDTILPFKQIEKYFDANQIRAVAISKTNIWIGTTVGLYKFPLKEIQDEALMKQNTLENEHFINDDYISRLKFDKAGNLWIGTAKKGIAVYNKQKNLFNRIDFEKETIGDYDKGAISSLCQIRSGDLWISKDENGLTVLKQDGSTKFYTHYTDKNGRSQTLKSVRCIFEDSQNNIWLGTLNNVCRYNKNLDRIETLNYKFGWDWPYQCFVIKEFNEGEVTITGDNKIATCNLNTGNLDFLPNNHNGITLWSAIRDIKRDKHNNLWVAQNNYGLVKIAHSPLHFTRILKSNGGLSDNKVFSMEIQDDTLWLATIAGVDMLNTKTDSVFKSYSQEDGLSSNVVYSVHLDKTDNIWMSTKKGICKLNTKTDKITSYLHNEFYSDDAYFYDHDNTIYYSEYSGVTWFNPKEINEYNINTKPAIEDFSLFNQTINIGDTINSEVMLKDNFEYIDYISLNYKQNTFSLSFNAYPFEIPNNNKFRYRLVGIENDWIHPKVGIRTAYYTTISPGQYIFKVQVSSIENEWSDAAQVKIVIKPPFWQTIWFRIVFILFALALIAVFFQVRLARIKRIKLILEKRVKEQTKELEEQNIQILEISKKLHESDQAKLQFFTNISHEFRTPITLILGHLDNVAKLSNSKEVAIIKNNVNRLLKMVNQLIEVRKMDQGKLKLNVSTFDIVEFAKDITTSFNILAQQKELSLDFFTSLKKQKVWLDRNKTEQIFYNLISNAIKYTPNGRNIIVEVKTEDDNLIIRVENYGVGIPTDQLDKIFDRFYRLKNHKATGDGIGLALVKGLVELQKGEITAQSDVKELTSFILNFGLGKEQFSEEDFGENEIAQQLPIYPKVSNTNEANFEVGQKLLLVEDNIELIEYITNLLKPHFAIKTATNGKIALGILEEYMPDLIISDIMMPVMNGMEFCEKLKSKILTSHIPIILLTAKTDSETQIEGFRKGIDDYIEKPFNPDILLARINAILTRREQLKAQIIEAPTIEITAQSSYSKRDKEFWANLNQILEDNYSNVEFNVDELGRLLNMSKSTFYRKFTGLTGQSTSNYLRKFRLRKAAGFLYDDRLDIAEVCLRSGFNSLTQFRVNFKEEYGITPLAYRKRVLK; the protein is encoded by the coding sequence ATGTTTACAATAGCATTATATACTCAAACACCTAGATTAGATTATTTCGATATATCTAATGGATTGTCGCAAAATTATGTGTTTAGTTTAGATATTGACAAGCAAGGGAATATATGGGCTGGCACTTTAGATGGACTGAATCGGTTTGACGGGTATGACTTTGAAATATTTTACCCTTCAGCTAATACTTCGGCTAGTATTATGGGGAATATTGTAACCGCCTTGCATACCGATGCCAACGGTGATATTTGGATTTCTACCAGTAATGGGGGGCTCAATAAGTTTGATTCAAAACGTAAAATATTTCAGCATTTTTATGATTCTTCTGTAATTAATTATTCAACCGAAGGTTATAATAATATTAATGTAACAGGTAATAACTACGTGTGGGTTCAGAGTTATGATAAAATAGGAGTATATAACAAAACAGCAAATACCTTTTGCAACTATCAGCCAAAATCTGTTTTGCGAGGTTTGTGTCCTTATAAACAGAATGGGGTTTTAAGCTATGGCGATCAAGGAGTAGAGGAACTTATGTATTCAGATGCCAATGTGCATGTTTTAAAACGGATGATATCTGAACCTGTATTTTGGATGGAAAACATAGGTGAGTTTTATTACGTTGCACTAAAAGAGGGGATTATTCGACATGATTCATCTTTTCAAGTTGTAGATACAATACTTCCCTTTAAACAAATTGAAAAATATTTTGATGCAAATCAAATTAGGGCTGTGGCTATTTCTAAAACCAATATATGGATAGGAACAACCGTGGGTTTGTATAAGTTTCCTCTAAAAGAGATTCAAGATGAGGCCTTAATGAAGCAAAATACCTTGGAAAATGAGCACTTTATAAATGATGATTATATATCGAGGCTAAAATTTGATAAAGCTGGAAATCTGTGGATTGGAACTGCAAAAAAAGGAATTGCCGTTTACAACAAGCAGAAAAACCTTTTCAATAGGATTGATTTTGAGAAAGAGACTATAGGAGATTATGACAAAGGCGCAATCTCCTCTTTGTGCCAAATCCGTTCAGGAGATTTATGGATTAGTAAAGATGAAAATGGCTTAACGGTTTTAAAGCAAGATGGTAGTACCAAATTTTATACTCATTATACGGACAAAAACGGAAGGTCTCAAACATTAAAATCAGTACGTTGTATTTTTGAAGATTCCCAAAATAATATTTGGTTGGGGACTTTAAATAATGTCTGTCGCTATAATAAGAACTTGGACAGGATAGAAACTTTAAATTACAAATTTGGTTGGGACTGGCCTTATCAATGCTTCGTTATTAAGGAATTTAACGAAGGAGAAGTAACTATTACCGGAGACAATAAGATTGCAACTTGTAATTTAAATACTGGCAACTTGGATTTCCTCCCTAACAACCATAATGGAATTACACTTTGGTCAGCAATTAGAGATATTAAACGCGACAAGCACAATAATTTATGGGTAGCTCAAAATAATTATGGGTTGGTGAAAATTGCTCATTCCCCTTTGCACTTTACTCGTATTTTAAAATCAAATGGAGGATTAAGTGACAATAAGGTTTTTTCAATGGAAATTCAGGATGACACCTTATGGTTAGCTACCATTGCAGGTGTTGATATGCTTAATACCAAAACTGATTCTGTTTTCAAAAGCTATTCTCAAGAAGATGGGTTAAGCAGTAATGTCGTCTACTCAGTTCATCTTGATAAAACGGATAACATATGGATGAGTACCAAAAAAGGTATTTGTAAGCTTAATACTAAAACTGATAAAATCACTTCATATTTGCATAATGAGTTTTACTCCGACGATGCTTATTTTTACGATCATGATAATACAATATATTATAGTGAATATTCAGGGGTAACATGGTTTAACCCAAAAGAGATAAACGAATACAACATTAACACAAAACCTGCCATTGAGGATTTCTCACTCTTTAACCAAACCATTAATATTGGAGATACAATTAATAGTGAAGTTATGCTAAAAGATAATTTCGAATATATTGATTACATTTCTTTAAATTATAAACAGAATACATTTTCCTTATCTTTTAATGCCTACCCTTTTGAAATACCCAATAACAATAAGTTTAGGTATCGCTTAGTAGGAATCGAGAATGACTGGATTCATCCTAAAGTTGGAATCCGAACTGCTTATTATACAACGATTAGTCCTGGACAATATATTTTTAAAGTTCAAGTATCATCTATTGAAAACGAATGGAGCGATGCCGCTCAGGTAAAAATTGTAATTAAGCCTCCATTTTGGCAAACCATTTGGTTCCGAATAGTATTTATCTTATTTGCATTGGCATTAATAGCTGTTTTTTTTCAGGTCCGTTTAGCCAGAATAAAACGAATCAAATTAATATTGGAAAAAAGGGTCAAAGAACAAACCAAAGAACTTGAAGAACAGAATATTCAGATATTAGAAATCTCTAAAAAGCTACACGAATCAGATCAAGCTAAGCTTCAGTTTTTTACAAATATCTCACATGAGTTCCGTACACCAATTACGCTTATTCTTGGGCATCTTGATAATGTAGCAAAGCTATCTAATAGCAAAGAAGTGGCAATAATTAAAAACAATGTCAATAGACTTCTAAAGATGGTGAACCAGCTTATTGAAGTTCGGAAGATGGATCAAGGAAAACTAAAGTTAAACGTAAGCACGTTTGATATTGTTGAGTTTGCAAAAGATATAACTACGAGCTTTAATATTCTAGCCCAACAAAAAGAACTCAGTCTTGACTTTTTCACTTCGCTAAAAAAACAGAAGGTATGGCTAGACAGAAACAAAACCGAACAAATATTCTATAATCTAATCTCCAATGCAATTAAATATACTCCCAATGGACGAAATATAATTGTAGAGGTTAAAACCGAAGATGACAATTTAATTATTAGAGTTGAAAACTACGGCGTTGGAATACCAACAGATCAACTAGATAAGATATTTGACAGATTTTATAGATTAAAGAATCACAAGGCAACCGGAGACGGTATTGGCCTTGCCCTAGTAAAGGGATTAGTTGAATTGCAAAAGGGCGAAATTACGGCTCAAAGTGACGTCAAAGAATTAACATCGTTTATTCTTAATTTTGGGTTGGGAAAAGAACAGTTTTCAGAAGAAGATTTTGGAGAAAATGAAATTGCCCAACAACTGCCTATATATCCAAAGGTATCAAATACTAATGAAGCGAATTTCGAAGTTGGACAGAAGCTTCTATTGGTTGAAGATAATATTGAGCTTATTGAATATATTACTAATTTGTTAAAACCACATTTTGCAATTAAAACCGCTACAAATGGAAAAATAGCATTAGGTATTCTAGAAGAATACATGCCCGACCTAATTATTTCCGATATTATGATGCCAGTAATGAATGGTATGGAATTCTGCGAAAAATTGAAATCTAAAATATTAACCTCGCATATTCCTATTATTCTTTTAACAGCAAAAACTGATTCAGAAACCCAAATTGAGGGTTTTAGAAAAGGAATTGACGACTACATTGAAAAACCATTTAACCCCGATATTTTACTAGCAAGAATAAATGCTATTCTTACCAGAAGAGAGCAGTTGAAAGCACAAATCATTGAAGCTCCAACAATTGAAATAACAGCTCAAAGTTCATACTCAAAAAGAGATAAAGAGTTCTGGGCAAATTTAAATCAGATACTTGAAGACAACTATTCGAATGTAGAATTCAATGTTGATGAGTTAGGCCGATTATTAAACATGAGTAAATCAACTTTCTATCGCAAGTTCACGGGGCTAACAGGTCAGAGTACCTCGAATTATTTGCGTAAATTCAGGTTAAGAAAAGCTGCAGGTTTTCTTTACGATGACCGGTTAGATATTGCAGAGGTTTGCCTTCGCTCAGGTTTTAATAGCTTAACTCAATTTCGTGTAAACTTTAAGGAAGAGTATGGAATTACTCCTTTGGCATATAGAAAAAGGGTCTTAAAGTAG
- a CDS encoding alpha-L-fucosidase gives MKIQKNKIGRVLDHIIIAFLLCNNLQAQKNINAEKSVYFEPTWESLSQYESPEWFRDAKFGIWAHWGAQCEPEADDWYARNMYIEKTAGYRFSDSTGSVGTETNRQYRYHLDHYGHPSEFGFKDVINEWKAENFNADSLLTLYKDCGARYFMAMANHHDNFDNYNSKYQPWNSVNMGPKKDLIGEWSKAARKLDLRFGVSVHSAHAWAWYETAQGADTEGPYKGIPYDGKLTKADGKGKWWEGYDPQDLYAQNHKPNPSNIVEWSWDPNLGVATPDSAYIAKYINRVKQLWDDYKPDQIYFDDFILPFYEIDQTIGLELASHFYNTNTQWNGKNEAVMNTKMLNEEQRDAIMLDIEKSNAPDILPDAWQTDECIGTWHYNRQMYYHHRYKQASEIIPMLADIVSKNGNLMLNLPLRGDGTLDSDELKIIKEIGAWLKINGEAIYATRPWKISGEGPSTKKAPRHQTFGSSKTEYSSQDMRFTRSKNNKTLYAIVFVWPEDKKVTIKSLGIKASTAEMITAVSLIGYKGKVEWKIDNEGLQVELPEQAPSDHGFALKISKK, from the coding sequence ATGAAAATTCAAAAAAATAAAATAGGTAGAGTTTTAGATCATATAATCATTGCATTTCTATTATGCAATAATCTACAAGCTCAAAAAAATATAAATGCAGAAAAATCGGTCTATTTTGAACCAACTTGGGAGTCTCTTTCGCAATACGAATCTCCCGAGTGGTTTCGAGATGCAAAGTTCGGAATATGGGCGCATTGGGGTGCTCAATGCGAGCCAGAGGCAGACGATTGGTACGCGCGTAATATGTATATCGAGAAAACAGCAGGTTACCGTTTTTCTGATAGTACAGGGAGTGTTGGGACCGAAACAAATAGACAATATCGTTATCACTTAGACCACTATGGGCATCCCTCTGAATTTGGTTTTAAAGATGTAATTAATGAGTGGAAGGCAGAAAACTTTAATGCCGATTCGCTACTAACACTTTATAAGGACTGCGGAGCTCGTTATTTTATGGCCATGGCCAATCATCACGATAATTTCGACAATTACAACTCGAAATATCAGCCTTGGAACTCTGTAAATATGGGACCAAAGAAAGACCTTATTGGCGAATGGTCCAAAGCTGCCCGTAAACTCGATTTGCGTTTTGGTGTAAGTGTACATTCGGCGCATGCATGGGCGTGGTACGAAACAGCCCAGGGTGCTGATACAGAAGGTCCGTATAAAGGTATTCCTTACGATGGGAAATTAACAAAAGCCGATGGGAAAGGAAAATGGTGGGAAGGTTACGATCCGCAAGATTTGTACGCACAAAACCACAAACCGAATCCGAGTAACATTGTAGAATGGAGCTGGGATCCTAATTTAGGCGTTGCTACGCCCGATTCAGCCTATATCGCAAAATACATAAACAGAGTGAAACAACTATGGGATGATTATAAACCTGACCAAATTTACTTCGATGACTTTATTCTTCCTTTTTACGAAATAGACCAAACCATAGGTCTAGAACTAGCTTCCCACTTTTACAATACAAATACACAGTGGAATGGAAAAAACGAAGCTGTAATGAATACCAAAATGTTGAATGAAGAACAACGTGATGCCATTATGCTCGATATTGAAAAAAGCAATGCACCCGATATATTACCTGATGCATGGCAAACGGACGAATGTATTGGCACATGGCATTATAACAGACAAATGTATTATCATCATAGGTACAAGCAGGCGTCAGAAATAATTCCAATGCTTGCCGATATTGTAAGTAAAAACGGGAATCTTATGCTTAACCTTCCTCTTAGAGGTGATGGTACTTTAGACTCCGATGAACTGAAAATTATTAAAGAAATTGGTGCTTGGTTAAAAATTAATGGGGAAGCAATTTATGCAACCCGCCCTTGGAAAATAAGTGGTGAAGGTCCTTCTACAAAAAAAGCACCACGTCATCAAACTTTTGGTAGTAGCAAAACTGAATACAGTAGTCAAGATATGCGTTTTACACGTTCAAAAAATAACAAAACACTATATGCCATAGTATTTGTCTGGCCTGAAGATAAAAAAGTGACAATTAAATCACTTGGAATAAAAGCTTCTACAGCAGAGATGATAACAGCCGTTTCTCTTATCGGGTACAAAGGTAAAGTTGAATGGAAAATTGATAACGAAGGCTTACAAGTTGAATTGCCTGAACAAGCTCCATCTGATCATGGATTTGCCCTAAAAATAAGTAAAAAGTAG